A genomic window from Litoreibacter janthinus includes:
- a CDS encoding DUF6473 family protein, producing the protein MAYERVDASPLNYNQCRYGQSKLLFRGPRRSLKKDYFSFIGGSETYGKFVEKPFVELVENAKGIPCANFSAVNAGVDAFVHDPSLMALCNRSKATIIQVMGAQNMSNRFYSVHARRNDRFLKASTLLKSIYREVDFSEFSFTRHMLTTLKAVSPQRFAAIEMELRAAWGARMELMLRQINGRCILLWLREPQPAIASSADLGAEPLFLDAPLIGRLEGLVEKIVEVDIAHERGQVDGMVYSAMEAPSAQEMIGPSTHRKIADRLLKVL; encoded by the coding sequence ATGGCCTATGAAAGAGTGGATGCAAGTCCTTTAAACTACAATCAATGCCGCTACGGCCAATCGAAACTCTTGTTTCGCGGGCCGAGGCGGAGTCTGAAAAAGGACTATTTTTCGTTTATCGGAGGTAGCGAAACCTATGGAAAGTTTGTGGAGAAGCCGTTCGTCGAACTGGTGGAGAATGCCAAAGGTATCCCCTGCGCAAACTTCAGCGCGGTAAACGCTGGCGTTGATGCGTTTGTGCACGATCCGTCGTTGATGGCGCTTTGCAACCGATCAAAGGCCACCATCATCCAAGTGATGGGCGCGCAGAACATGTCGAACCGGTTCTATTCTGTCCATGCAAGGCGCAATGATCGCTTTCTCAAGGCGTCGACTTTGTTGAAGTCAATTTATCGAGAAGTCGATTTTAGCGAATTTTCCTTCACGCGACACATGCTCACGACTCTGAAGGCTGTTTCACCACAGCGATTTGCTGCGATCGAGATGGAGTTGCGTGCCGCCTGGGGCGCTCGGATGGAGTTGATGCTGCGACAGATCAACGGCCGCTGCATTCTGCTCTGGTTGCGAGAGCCACAACCCGCGATTGCCTCCTCGGCCGATTTGGGGGCGGAGCCGCTATTTCTGGACGCTCCGCTGATTGGTCGTCTCGAAGGGCTTGTGGAGAAAATTGTTGAAGTCGATATCGCGCATGAGCGGGGGCAAGTTGATGGGATGGTCTACAGTGCGATGGAGGCCCCTAGCGCGCAAGAAATGATAGGGCCCTCGACGCATCGCAAGATCGCTGATCGACTGCTCAAAGTGCTGTAG
- a CDS encoding response regulator transcription factor yields MSKIALVDDDRNILTSVQMTLEAEGFEVETYNDGQSALDAFTRKMPDMAVLDIKMPRMDGMDLLQRLRQKSEVPVIFLTSKDDEIDEVLGLRMGADDYVRKPFSQRLLVERIRAILRRKDAIAKDDAGEGEVAQTMVRGDLTMDPLRHTVTWKGNDVSLTVTEFLLLQALAQRPGFVKSRDQLMDVAYDDQVYVDDRTIDSHIKRLRKKMRTADDEFSAIETLYGIGYRYNEE; encoded by the coding sequence ATGTCAAAAATCGCGTTGGTGGACGACGACAGGAACATCCTGACGTCCGTCCAAATGACTCTTGAGGCCGAAGGCTTCGAGGTAGAAACTTACAATGACGGGCAAAGTGCGCTGGACGCTTTCACCCGAAAAATGCCCGACATGGCTGTATTGGACATTAAGATGCCCCGTATGGATGGCATGGATCTGCTGCAGCGTTTGCGCCAGAAGTCCGAAGTTCCCGTTATCTTCCTCACTTCAAAGGATGATGAGATTGACGAGGTTCTTGGACTGCGTATGGGCGCAGATGACTATGTGCGCAAGCCATTCTCACAACGCCTTCTGGTCGAACGAATTCGCGCTATCCTGCGTCGCAAAGATGCGATTGCGAAAGACGACGCTGGCGAAGGCGAAGTTGCGCAGACGATGGTGCGCGGCGATCTAACGATGGATCCACTTCGTCACACCGTGACTTGGAAAGGCAACGATGTCTCGCTGACCGTCACCGAATTCCTGCTTTTGCAGGCACTGGCGCAGCGTCCTGGTTTTGTTAAGTCCCGCGACCAGCTGATGGATGTGGCCTATGACGATCAGGTGTATGTTGATGACCGGACCATCGACAGCCACATCAAACGCTTGCGCAAGAAGATGCGCACGGCGGACGATGAGTTCTCAGCGATTGAGACACTCTACGGCATCGGTTACAGATATAACGAAGAGTAA
- the rapZ gene encoding RNase adapter RapZ yields MTKERLRTNPHQIVIVTGPSGAGRSTAINALEDLGFEAIDNLPLSLIPRLLDGPPLERSIALGVDVRNRDFTTKALIKLVDTLQKRTDAEVSLLYLNAREDVLIRRYSETRRPHPMAPNESLQEGMRRERELLVAIQSRSDAVVDTSDLSPHELRDEVTKLFASPGYSGLSVLLNSFSYKRGVPHGVDMVFDCRFLRNPHWEPELRGLTGTDKKVEDYVTADDRFHPFFEKIIDLSVLLLPAFHDEGKSYLTIGLGCTGGQHRSVAVAEMMGKALANKGWQVSIRHREMERRAKPGVGGT; encoded by the coding sequence ATGACCAAAGAACGCCTTAGGACCAATCCACACCAAATTGTAATTGTAACTGGCCCATCTGGCGCTGGTCGTAGCACGGCTATCAACGCACTTGAGGATTTGGGTTTCGAGGCCATCGACAACCTTCCTTTGTCATTGATCCCGAGGCTTCTCGATGGTCCGCCGCTCGAGCGTTCAATCGCACTCGGTGTGGATGTGCGAAACAGGGACTTTACAACCAAGGCGTTGATAAAGCTCGTGGATACGTTGCAGAAACGGACCGACGCGGAAGTAAGCCTGCTTTACCTCAATGCGCGCGAAGATGTTTTGATCAGGCGTTACTCTGAAACCCGTAGGCCGCATCCAATGGCGCCAAATGAGAGCCTACAGGAAGGGATGCGGCGCGAGCGCGAGCTGCTTGTCGCGATCCAGTCGCGTAGTGATGCGGTCGTCGATACGTCAGATCTATCACCACATGAATTACGTGATGAAGTGACGAAGCTGTTTGCATCACCAGGCTATTCGGGGTTGTCAGTATTGCTCAACTCGTTTTCTTATAAACGAGGGGTGCCACATGGCGTTGATATGGTGTTTGACTGCCGGTTTCTCCGCAATCCGCATTGGGAACCCGAACTACGTGGTTTGACTGGAACTGACAAAAAAGTTGAGGACTATGTGACGGCGGATGACCGTTTTCACCCGTTCTTTGAGAAGATCATCGATCTTTCAGTTCTGCTCCTCCCTGCGTTTCATGACGAAGGGAAATCCTATCTCACGATAGGGTTGGGCTGCACAGGTGGCCAACATCGTTCGGTTGCCGTGGCGGAAATGATGGGCAAGGCCCTTGCAAATAAGGGTTGGCAAGTGTCTATAAGGCATCGGGAAATGGAGCGCCGGGCCAAGCCTGGCGTCGGGGGCACTTGA
- a CDS encoding electron transfer flavoprotein subunit alpha/FixB family protein, whose product MAVLLLAEITDGQLAMDATAKAVTAAKPLGDITVLCCGATCSAAATEAATIEGVAKVLCAEHDLYGHRLAEPAADLVVSLAGDYSHIVAPATTDAKNLMPRIAALLDVMVISDITAVIDADTFERPIYAGNALQTVKSSDATKVISVRGSVFDAAGTGGSASVENIGAAADPGLSSWIEDKVAESDRPELTSAGIVVSGGRGVGSEDDFALIEKLADKLGAAVGASRAAVDSGYAPNDWQVGQTGKVVAPDLYIAVGISGAIQHLAGMKDSKVIVAINKDEEAPIFQVADYGLVADLFEAVPALIDAL is encoded by the coding sequence ATGGCTGTTCTACTTCTTGCAGAAATCACCGATGGCCAGTTGGCCATGGATGCCACCGCGAAAGCCGTAACTGCGGCAAAACCGCTGGGCGACATCACTGTGCTGTGCTGCGGCGCGACCTGTTCCGCTGCTGCCACGGAAGCTGCGACCATCGAAGGCGTAGCCAAAGTGCTTTGCGCTGAGCATGATCTTTATGGCCACCGTCTCGCTGAACCTGCTGCCGATCTGGTGGTTAGCCTTGCCGGCGATTACTCGCACATCGTTGCACCTGCCACGACCGACGCGAAAAACCTGATGCCACGTATAGCAGCATTGTTGGACGTAATGGTCATCTCTGACATTACAGCTGTAATCGACGCCGACACGTTCGAGCGTCCGATCTATGCGGGCAACGCACTGCAAACTGTCAAATCCTCCGACGCGACGAAGGTTATCTCGGTGCGCGGTTCGGTCTTTGACGCGGCTGGCACTGGTGGCTCCGCTTCTGTTGAAAATATCGGCGCTGCTGCCGATCCCGGGTTGTCGTCTTGGATTGAGGACAAGGTTGCCGAGTCCGACCGTCCAGAGCTGACATCTGCCGGTATCGTTGTGTCCGGCGGGCGTGGCGTTGGTTCGGAGGACGATTTCGCTTTGATCGAGAAGCTGGCAGATAAGCTTGGCGCAGCAGTGGGTGCATCCCGTGCGGCTGTAGACAGTGGCTACGCCCCAAATGACTGGCAAGTCGGACAAACCGGAAAAGTGGTTGCTCCTGATCTATATATTGCCGTGGGGATTTCGGGCGCCATCCAGCACTTGGCTGGAATGAAGGACTCCAAAGTCATCGTAGCGATCAACAAGGACGAGGAAGCTCCGATTTTCCAAGTTGCGGACTATGGTCTGGTTGCAGACTTGTTCGAAGCCGTACCGGCATTGATCGACGCTCTTTAA
- a CDS encoding HPr kinase/phosphorylase, which yields MLTDYFNLPCQVHASCVSVEGRGLLIIGASGSGKSALALQLLALGADLVADDRCDLSETPDAPIASRPASLPEAIEARGLGILAAPCVGPTKLLAVIDLDKVTDDRMPVENSVRIGQHVVPLLEMVTSSHLPAALLHFLKYGFHASMEK from the coding sequence ATGCTCACTGACTACTTCAACCTCCCGTGCCAAGTGCATGCTTCCTGCGTCTCTGTGGAAGGCCGTGGATTATTAATCATCGGAGCGTCAGGCTCAGGAAAATCAGCTTTGGCTTTGCAACTTCTGGCTCTAGGCGCAGATTTGGTGGCAGACGATCGGTGCGATCTCTCGGAAACCCCTGATGCCCCGATCGCCTCACGCCCCGCCTCCCTGCCCGAGGCGATTGAAGCGCGCGGCTTGGGGATACTCGCAGCTCCGTGTGTAGGGCCCACCAAGCTTCTTGCCGTGATAGACCTAGACAAAGTGACAGACGATCGGATGCCAGTGGAGAACAGTGTTCGAATTGGGCAACATGTCGTTCCGCTTCTCGAGATGGTGACGTCTTCACACCTGCCAGCAGCGCTTTTGCACTTTCTTAAGTATGGTTTTCACGCTTCTATGGAAAAATGA
- a CDS encoding PTS sugar transporter subunit IIA, with amino-acid sequence MIGIVIVAHGGLAREYLSAVEHVVGKQTGIRAITIEESHDRSLKQAEICEAADSVDEGNGVVVVTDMFGGSPSNLSLLACSPGNRRILYGANLPMLIKLAKSRSYEVGDAVDLAKEAGRKYINSFDGPQ; translated from the coding sequence GTGATTGGAATAGTCATCGTCGCACATGGCGGGCTGGCAAGGGAATACTTGTCGGCGGTCGAACATGTGGTCGGTAAGCAAACCGGAATTCGGGCAATTACGATCGAAGAATCTCACGACCGCAGCCTCAAACAAGCAGAAATTTGTGAAGCTGCTGACAGCGTGGATGAGGGCAACGGCGTTGTTGTCGTGACCGACATGTTCGGCGGGTCGCCGTCAAACCTTTCGCTCTTGGCGTGCAGCCCCGGTAATCGTAGAATTTTGTATGGGGCTAATCTTCCCATGCTGATCAAGCTCGCCAAGTCTCGCAGCTATGAGGTCGGAGATGCTGTGGACCTCGCCAAAGAAGCGGGTCGAAAGTACATTAACAGTTTTGACGGACCTCAATGA
- a CDS encoding 3-hydroxybutyryl-CoA dehydrogenase has translation MEISKVGVVGAGQMGNGIAHVLALAGYKVLMNDISQDNLDKAIEIIQGNLDRQVSREKITAEERDAAMANISTTLTLTDLGPSDLIIEAATERETVKSAIFEDLQPHLLPHTILTSNTSSISITRLASRTDRPEKFMGFHFMNPVPIMQLVELIRGIATDKDTYKACLAVVEKLGKTAASAEDFPAFIVNRILMPMINEAVYTLYEGVGSVKSIDESLKLGANHPMGPLELADFIGLDTCLAIMNVLHDGLADTKYRPCPLLTKYVEAGWLGRKSQRGFYDYRQDPPVPTR, from the coding sequence ATGGAAATCTCGAAAGTTGGCGTGGTTGGCGCAGGCCAGATGGGCAATGGCATTGCCCATGTATTGGCGCTCGCGGGTTACAAAGTGCTGATGAACGATATCTCTCAAGACAATCTGGACAAGGCCATTGAGATCATTCAAGGCAATCTCGATCGCCAAGTCAGCCGTGAAAAAATCACTGCAGAAGAACGCGATGCAGCGATGGCCAATATCTCGACGACGCTGACTTTGACCGATTTAGGTCCGTCCGACCTAATCATAGAAGCAGCCACCGAACGCGAGACCGTAAAGAGCGCGATTTTCGAAGACCTTCAGCCGCATCTTTTGCCGCATACGATCCTGACATCGAACACGTCGTCGATCTCCATCACACGACTGGCTTCTCGCACCGACAGGCCTGAAAAATTCATGGGCTTCCACTTCATGAATCCGGTTCCGATCATGCAGCTTGTGGAACTGATCCGCGGCATCGCAACCGACAAGGATACCTATAAAGCGTGTTTAGCTGTGGTTGAAAAGCTGGGCAAAACCGCTGCAAGCGCTGAGGATTTCCCAGCTTTCATAGTGAACCGCATTTTGATGCCGATGATTAACGAAGCCGTCTACACCCTTTACGAAGGCGTCGGCTCTGTAAAATCAATCGACGAGTCCCTCAAACTGGGCGCCAATCACCCGATGGGGCCTTTGGAGCTTGCGGACTTTATCGGCCTCGATACCTGCTTGGCGATCATGAACGTGTTGCATGACGGACTGGCAGATACGAAATACCGCCCCTGCCCTCTTTTGACGAAATATGTGGAGGCCGGATGGCTCGGCCGCAAGTCACAGCGTGGCTTCTACGACTACCGGCAAGACCCGCCAGTCCCGACACGCTAA
- a CDS encoding phosphoenolpyruvate carboxykinase, whose protein sequence is MITGRVNPAQMLDKQGITGLGGVYYNYLEPALIEEALKRDEGTLGKGGSFLVTTGKHTGRSPKDKFVVRTPSVEDTIWWDNNGPMAPEAFDVLHADMLEHMKGGDYFVQDLFGGADPLHRLDVRVVTELAWHGLFIRHLLRRPDAEELASFVPEYTIINCPSFNADPERHGCRSETVIAMNFDKKLILIGGTAYAGENKKSVFSLLNYLLPEKDIMPMHCSANHAHNNPADAAVFFGLSGTGKTTLSADPSRTLIGDDEHGWSDRGIFNFEGGCYAKTISLSAEAEPEIYATTEKFGTVIENMVFDKDTKDLDFEDDSLTANMRCAYPLHYISNASDTALGGNPKNIVMLTCDAFGVLPPIARLTPAQAMYHFLSGFTSKVAGTERGVTEPEPTFSTCFGAPFMPRRPEVYGDLLRKKIAAHGASCWLVNTGWTGGAYGTGSRMPIRATRALLTAALNGSLNEGEFRKDPNFGFEVPVACDGVADSLLDPRRTWEDGAAYDAQAAKLVEMFAENFGQYVPFIDDDVKNAAIG, encoded by the coding sequence ATGATCACAGGACGCGTTAATCCGGCGCAGATGTTGGACAAACAGGGTATTACCGGCCTTGGGGGCGTCTATTACAACTACCTAGAGCCAGCCCTGATCGAAGAGGCCCTGAAGCGCGACGAAGGCACATTGGGCAAGGGCGGCTCGTTTTTGGTAACAACCGGAAAGCACACCGGCCGGTCGCCGAAAGATAAATTCGTCGTACGCACGCCATCTGTTGAAGACACTATCTGGTGGGACAACAACGGCCCCATGGCTCCGGAGGCGTTCGACGTCCTTCACGCCGACATGTTGGAGCACATGAAGGGCGGCGACTACTTCGTCCAAGATCTTTTCGGTGGTGCCGATCCATTGCACCGCTTGGACGTCCGGGTTGTGACCGAATTGGCGTGGCATGGCTTGTTCATCCGCCACCTTCTGCGCCGCCCAGACGCCGAAGAACTGGCAAGTTTCGTGCCTGAATACACAATCATCAACTGCCCAAGCTTCAATGCGGATCCAGAACGGCACGGCTGCCGCTCGGAGACAGTCATCGCGATGAACTTCGACAAGAAGCTGATCCTGATCGGCGGCACCGCCTATGCTGGTGAGAATAAGAAGTCTGTGTTCTCGCTTCTCAACTACTTGCTGCCAGAGAAAGACATCATGCCAATGCATTGCTCGGCAAATCACGCGCACAACAACCCAGCGGACGCCGCCGTGTTCTTTGGTCTGTCCGGCACAGGCAAAACCACGCTTTCGGCTGACCCATCCCGTACCTTGATCGGTGATGACGAGCATGGCTGGTCAGATCGCGGCATCTTCAATTTTGAAGGTGGCTGCTACGCGAAGACCATTTCGTTGTCTGCTGAGGCGGAGCCAGAAATCTACGCCACGACTGAAAAGTTCGGCACCGTGATCGAGAACATGGTGTTCGACAAGGACACCAAAGATCTTGATTTTGAGGATGACAGCCTGACCGCAAACATGCGCTGCGCCTATCCTCTGCATTATATTTCGAACGCTTCTGACACAGCGCTTGGGGGCAATCCGAAGAACATAGTAATGCTGACATGCGATGCGTTTGGCGTGCTGCCTCCGATTGCACGGCTCACACCAGCGCAGGCCATGTATCACTTCCTATCCGGCTTTACCTCTAAGGTGGCTGGCACCGAACGCGGTGTAACCGAGCCGGAGCCGACATTCTCAACATGTTTCGGTGCACCCTTCATGCCGCGCCGCCCAGAAGTCTATGGCGATTTGCTCCGCAAGAAGATCGCCGCTCACGGTGCATCTTGCTGGCTGGTTAACACCGGCTGGACCGGTGGCGCATACGGCACTGGCTCCAGGATGCCGATCCGTGCGACCCGCGCTTTGCTTACGGCTGCTCTGAACGGCTCACTGAACGAAGGTGAATTCCGCAAGGATCCAAACTTCGGCTTCGAAGTTCCAGTCGCCTGCGACGGTGTCGCAGACTCACTGCTCGATCCGCGCCGCACTTGGGAAGATGGTGCAGCCTATGACGCTCAAGCTGCGAAACTCGTGGAAATGTTCGCTGAGAACTTCGGTCAGTACGTTCCCTTCATAGACGACGACGTGAAGAACGCCGCAATCGGATGA
- a CDS encoding DUF3859 domain-containing protein, with translation MNQTTLKASISVGFWALGSIAQAQHINSVAPDRFYDDTILSSMDYGLVCPSGTAKKLPAPDTHLGFITQRDQNQSIEHTTQIVPLAKGVGFGVDVQLPEGTNLRDVEITVFHPPYIGTDVTEELWRTDLVPRTSNLNFFLFEFPFEMVAGDWALQASHEGKLLYAVTFKVVDPSRIRNLSSYCSGLLLS, from the coding sequence ATGAACCAAACTACGCTCAAAGCCAGCATCTCGGTTGGTTTTTGGGCCCTTGGCTCTATAGCTCAGGCGCAACACATAAACAGTGTTGCGCCTGATCGCTTTTACGACGACACAATTCTCTCATCGATGGATTACGGTTTGGTTTGCCCATCTGGCACCGCCAAGAAACTACCTGCGCCGGACACCCATCTGGGCTTCATCACCCAACGCGATCAGAACCAGAGCATCGAGCACACGACCCAGATCGTGCCGCTAGCGAAAGGCGTCGGGTTTGGAGTTGACGTTCAGTTGCCAGAGGGCACCAACCTGCGCGATGTGGAGATCACTGTATTCCACCCGCCTTATATTGGAACGGACGTAACCGAAGAACTTTGGCGTACGGACCTTGTGCCGCGCACGTCCAACCTGAACTTCTTTCTATTCGAGTTTCCGTTCGAAATGGTCGCGGGCGACTGGGCCTTGCAGGCCAGCCATGAAGGTAAGTTGCTGTATGCAGTAACCTTCAAAGTTGTGGATCCGTCGCGCATCCGAAACCTTTCAAGTTATTGTTCAGGCCTTCTTTTGTCCTAA
- a CDS encoding sensor histidine kinase has product MSLVSRFSVADSRPAKNAELVMGEDWTQSGDGVEQELRTRREKRTLISLNRSPLARKIITFNLLALVLLVAGVLFLNPFRDSLVAQREVAFVSEAQLIADVFEAQLAINGDEAGLENPSATLSALDIAPGVEVFVFSPSQALLASTIGTERPLLPGTEKLLNDKNGTIITGFLNSIWEGISGAFGSNQKQMPNVTGEDEARKLLASAAAGETQIRTGLDGAGGSIFSVATPIERNGQVLGVIALSTVAGQIDDLVRSEREQVLQMFVIAILVSIGLSLVLASTIANPLSDLAAAAELGQDKNARKVSPSRVRIPDLTARPDEIGRLSGAMRGMVSALYERIDANEQFAADVAHEIKNPLASLRSAVGTLHVAKTDEQRGRLLDVIEHDVRRLDRLVSDISNASRLDSELVKEDEEPFDLMRMIHNLTEYLGQQAAENGVEFIMDVPNEPIIIHGLEARLAQVFVNLITNATSFCEEGDAVRIWARRRDNRVLVVVEDTGPGIPEQALNKVFNRFYSERPERQFGNHSGLGLAISKQIIEAHGGVIWAENIRPTDADVTSEPLGARFVVGLPT; this is encoded by the coding sequence ATGTCATTGGTGTCGAGGTTTTCTGTGGCGGACTCTAGGCCTGCTAAAAACGCAGAGCTGGTCATGGGCGAGGATTGGACGCAGTCGGGAGACGGCGTCGAGCAAGAGCTTAGAACCAGACGTGAGAAGCGAACTCTGATTTCGCTGAACCGCTCCCCCTTGGCGCGCAAAATTATTACCTTCAACCTTCTGGCGCTTGTCCTATTGGTTGCTGGCGTTCTGTTCCTCAACCCGTTTCGCGACAGTCTGGTCGCGCAGCGAGAGGTGGCCTTTGTTTCTGAGGCGCAACTGATAGCAGACGTTTTCGAAGCGCAGCTGGCAATCAACGGCGACGAGGCTGGCCTAGAAAATCCGTCCGCGACGCTCAGTGCGTTGGATATCGCACCGGGGGTCGAGGTCTTTGTTTTCTCGCCGAGCCAGGCCTTGCTGGCAAGTACCATCGGGACAGAGCGCCCGCTTCTTCCTGGTACTGAGAAGCTCTTGAACGACAAGAACGGCACGATTATTACAGGTTTCCTGAACAGCATCTGGGAAGGCATTTCCGGCGCATTCGGCTCTAACCAAAAACAAATGCCGAACGTGACGGGCGAGGATGAAGCTCGCAAACTGCTCGCTAGTGCCGCGGCGGGGGAGACCCAAATCCGGACGGGCCTTGACGGCGCCGGAGGAAGCATATTTTCGGTTGCAACGCCAATCGAGCGTAATGGCCAAGTCCTGGGTGTGATCGCATTGTCAACTGTCGCAGGTCAGATCGACGATTTGGTCCGCAGCGAGCGTGAGCAGGTTTTGCAGATGTTTGTTATAGCAATTCTGGTTTCGATCGGATTGAGCCTCGTGCTTGCTTCTACAATCGCGAATCCATTGTCAGATCTCGCAGCGGCAGCCGAGCTGGGCCAAGACAAAAACGCGCGTAAAGTCAGCCCGAGCCGCGTTCGCATCCCAGATCTTACAGCCCGGCCGGATGAGATCGGCCGCCTGTCTGGTGCGATGCGAGGGATGGTGTCCGCATTGTACGAGCGCATTGACGCGAACGAACAGTTCGCCGCCGATGTCGCCCATGAAATCAAGAACCCGCTGGCGTCTTTGCGCTCGGCAGTCGGCACGCTGCATGTCGCAAAAACCGACGAACAGCGTGGTCGACTTCTCGATGTGATCGAACATGATGTTCGGCGTCTTGATCGCTTGGTTAGCGATATTTCCAACGCCTCCCGTCTCGACAGCGAATTGGTCAAAGAGGACGAAGAGCCGTTTGACCTGATGCGAATGATCCATAATCTGACCGAATATTTGGGCCAGCAGGCCGCCGAGAATGGCGTCGAATTTATTATGGATGTTCCAAATGAGCCGATCATCATCCACGGTTTGGAAGCAAGGCTGGCGCAGGTCTTCGTGAACCTGATCACCAATGCGACTTCCTTCTGTGAAGAAGGCGATGCGGTCCGCATTTGGGCGCGCCGTCGTGATAATCGCGTTCTTGTAGTCGTTGAAGATACTGGCCCTGGTATTCCCGAGCAGGCCTTGAACAAAGTGTTCAACCGCTTCTATTCAGAACGCCCTGAACGTCAGTTCGGCAATCATTCTGGTCTGGGCTTGGCGATCTCCAAACAGATTATCGAGGCGCATGGCGGAGTAATCTGGGCCGAGAATATTCGACCGACGGATGCGGATGTAACGTCCGAACCCCTTGGCGCACGCTTTGTCGTCGGCCTGCCTACCTAA
- a CDS encoding lysophospholipid acyltransferase family protein: MNDAPQDPPRTEDLPYDHPEYVAYDKRNLSYANTFTNPWKANTIRVMELITGKLHLLYLIRKFERGGVRFGQGFWRDALDVMGIELQTPQEQIDNIPKDGPVIFVANHPHGLVDGMVLADLIGRVRTDYKILTRSLLTGVNAIDMFMIPVPFPHEEDALQQNLEMRRKAMEHLKEGGAIVLFPSGVVATSETAFGPAIEAEWNPFTAKMIHRSGAKVVPIYFPGQNSRAYQIANRISATLRQGLLIYEVRHALYKPQAPIVGEAIDPEEIKNWSSNPRGFVAWLREKTLSLKAQAKK, translated from the coding sequence ATGAATGACGCGCCGCAAGACCCTCCTAGGACCGAGGATCTTCCCTACGACCACCCGGAATATGTCGCGTATGACAAGCGTAACCTGTCTTACGCCAATACTTTCACCAACCCGTGGAAAGCCAACACCATCCGCGTGATGGAGCTCATCACCGGCAAGCTCCATTTGCTCTACTTGATCCGAAAGTTCGAGCGGGGTGGTGTAAGGTTCGGTCAGGGGTTCTGGCGCGATGCTTTGGATGTCATGGGCATTGAGCTTCAGACTCCTCAAGAGCAGATCGACAATATTCCTAAGGATGGACCCGTCATATTTGTTGCGAACCATCCGCACGGTTTGGTCGATGGGATGGTTCTTGCCGACCTGATAGGTCGCGTGCGCACCGACTATAAAATTCTGACGCGGTCGTTGCTCACCGGTGTGAATGCGATCGACATGTTCATGATCCCCGTCCCGTTTCCGCATGAAGAAGACGCGCTTCAGCAGAATTTAGAGATGCGGCGTAAAGCAATGGAGCATTTGAAAGAGGGCGGTGCGATTGTTCTATTCCCTTCCGGGGTCGTGGCAACGTCTGAGACGGCCTTTGGCCCTGCCATAGAAGCCGAGTGGAATCCGTTCACAGCGAAGATGATCCATAGGTCCGGTGCTAAGGTCGTTCCAATCTATTTCCCGGGGCAGAATTCGCGCGCTTACCAGATAGCCAACCGCATATCTGCAACCTTGAGGCAGGGGCTCTTGATCTATGAAGTGCGCCACGCGCTTTATAAACCTCAGGCCCCGATCGTCGGCGAGGCGATTGACCCTGAAGAGATCAAGAATTGGTCCAGCAATCCGCGTGGATTTGTTGCGTGGCTGCGCGAAAAGACTCTGTCGCTTAAGGCGCAGGCCAAGAAATAG
- a CDS encoding HPr family phosphocarrier protein, translating into MIERTLNIVNEKGLHARASAKFVEVTEDFDARVTVSKDGMDVSGDSIMGLLMLAASRGTSIDVRISGADAEAAMKALEALVADKFGEGI; encoded by the coding sequence ATGATTGAACGCACTCTTAACATCGTCAACGAGAAGGGCCTTCACGCGCGTGCAAGCGCCAAGTTTGTGGAAGTGACCGAAGATTTCGATGCGCGGGTTACTGTGTCCAAGGACGGTATGGATGTGTCCGGCGACAGCATTATGGGACTGTTGATGCTGGCGGCGTCACGTGGGACATCCATCGACGTTCGTATCAGCGGGGCCGACGCAGAAGCGGCCATGAAGGCGCTAGAAGCTTTGGTAGCAGACAAGTTCGGGGAAGGTATTTGA